The Xiphophorus hellerii strain 12219 chromosome 6, Xiphophorus_hellerii-4.1, whole genome shotgun sequence genomic interval TTAAACCTAGTACATTTTTGGCTTCTGAGGTCTACTTTACAACAATTCAGTCAAACTTTGTATGCAAGTTCagatttatgacattttttgacGCCACTGTTCCAAGATTGGTGCAACGTTTTGGTTTGCAGAATTCAGATTCCCAACGGGGCTAAATAAAGTACTGCAGTAAGgttgggcatttattgtattgtttatattttattatgataCATTTCTTAAGAATTTTGActtatcacaaaaaaataaacaaaactgtacaaattgTGGGGATTGTcaattttactattttcttcacCGTTTGTTCAATGCAAGTATCGATAaaagtaaatacatttgaaaacatgattaaattcaGTTACTGTTTGCACTTTAGtgataaaatcacatttcatttGACTGatgtcctaaaaaaaaaaaaaaacatatctaaaaAATAAGTGATACATTGTTCTtatcacttttattattatcacaGCACTACCCAAAAATATGGTGATAAAACTTGATGATCCCTATTAAAGGAGTATTCTCCAATATTTACTAACTATAGGCATTTGGTCCGCTCTAGTTCAAAATGGAACCTCGAACTGGATTGTTTTTACACGTACAGATTGTATTAAATGTAGTTCGTGACATTTCATTTGTAAGAATCCAAAAAGACCAATTGTATTAAACCAGACAACTTGACATGAGGCCCAGCTTAAATACTACATCAACTAGACAGCTCAAACCTGGATATAATTActcaacaaaaattaaatctatAAACTCcccctttttaaaattaaaactgcgCAACGTGCTTGTTTGGTAAAACTGTACTTccatttagataaaaaaaaattatacctACTTCTAGCACCGCTTATCTTACCGATAACCTGCCAAATTTAACTAAAACTGGGACTTTTTTGGAGAGGGAATTCACTCCGTCACGATTGTAAACAAACACACGGTCGCCACCGCGTGCTCAAGAGTGGCGCGCGCTGCTCGGTGTCCCGGATGATGCTCGCACCGGAAGAGAAGGGGGCAGCTCTCAGCCATCTTGTGGCAGCATCCAGCGAGTCGGTCGCATCAAGCCTCGTAGAATCGGAGGTGAATCCCGTAGAAGGGGCGCCATCATGCCCGGACACTTGCAAGAAGGCTTCGGCTGCGTCGTAACCAACAGGTTCGACCAGCTATTGGACGACGAATCCGACCCGTTCGAGGTCCTGAAAGCGGCggaaaacaagaagaaggaGGGGGCCGCTGCTGGGTCCACGAAAACCGCGGCTCAAGCCGCCAAGCAGCCGAAGAAGGAGTCCCAGAAGGACAGGAAAAACCCTCTGCTGGACAAAAAGGAAGAGTCTCAGGCGCCGGTTCCTCTGAAGAAAGAAGGTAAAATGTGGCTGCCGCGTTAAGGTTTATTTTTAGTCTCATTTCCAACTGTCATGTGCGGCTCCGCTTAGCCACATTAGCTGCAGCTGGGAGGTCAACATGGACCCTGGGCTGTTGTTATTAGAGGACAGGCGGCTACGAGGGGAGCCTAACGCGCCTGTCGGAGGAATGGTGGGTTAAAAGGTAGAGGTAAAGCCAGCTCTGAAGTCCGGAGCAGCCTGGCTGCGCGTGTCGCAGATGAAGCTTCCCTCCAGCATCCGAGTGGAAGGCGCAGTGTTGGGTTACGGCGATGCTTCCGCACGCGCCGCTGCTACAGGCTTTGCAAAGCAAATGTGAAAGATGCACACTTGCTGCTGCAAACGGAGCTCTTCCAACTTTTTATTGTCGACccaaaataactttgaaaagcTACAATAATTACGTCAGTGCTCACAGCGTTTGATCTCTTACAGGAATCAGGCGGGTGGGCAGAAGACCGGACCAGCAGGGTCAGTCCGGACCCCAGCATCAGGGCGGGCAGGGCGAAGGTCGACCCGCGGATAAGAGGCCGGACCGGAGACCTCCCCGGGAGCGGCGCTTCGAGAAGCCCGCCGAGGACAAGCCGGAGGGAGGCGCAGACTTCCCTGTAGACAAGTGAGACGCTGATCTGCATGGGGGGGAGTGCTGTGCTGTGCATGGAGGTGTTACTGGGAACCAGCCTCAAGTTTGGTTCAGCCGGTTTTTCCAGTGAggagagaaacataaaaacaagctaCAGAGAGGTTTTTATGAAGATATCAGGGCTTATTAACGTCATGTGATGTAAATTAAAACTAAGGTGACATAACATTTCCTCTGCATGTCCAGGTTTGGGGAAGTCGCATAAAACTCTTGATTTAAGTAAAGCCACATTGATCAGGTCCAGATAATGGCAGCGCCAATCCAGTActttcacttccgataccgatatgtgaggtttagtatcggcccATACCGATGCGATCCAGAAAAACAGTGCTGGTTTTTAAACACAGTCGTAACTGTACTGAATTACAAGTTTGTTTCGTAACTCTGCAATAGTTTAACTAGTTTGgtcaaacaagtaaaaaataaactgcaacaaacttttTATGAAAGTTTTTGCAGAAAGCAAAGACTTAGAATGAATAGATCTACCCTTACAGATTGGGGACATTGTCACCGATACCCAATCTAGAATTTTTTCCTATATTGGGACCGatgcagatattaatatcagatcagTGAATCTCTAGTTCAGATCTTTATTCATGTCCAAAGgggaaattaattttacagcaaCTCGCAGTAGAAACGACAACAAACCAACAGTCAATATTTAACCAGAGGGGTGTGACCTTGAGTTAAATATTAACTATTAATAAACCTTTAGCCAATTAGaagttaaaaagacaaaagtggTTTATTATTCTCCTTTTAGCAAGACGCTAGCGTCCTTTTAGCAAGATGCTAAAAGGAGAATAAGCTGTGCTTAATTCTTCAAATGTGAAATCCTCTCGCTTTAagagacaacaaaataaaaatagaaactgtattgtggttgttttttttttgtgattgtcCCATCAGGCCTTCTGGAGACAGGCCTCCCAGGGGTCGCGGCGGCGGCCGGGGGGGGCGAGGCGGACGAGGACGCGGCATGGGCCGCGGCGAGGGCTTCGACTCGCGTGGGAAACGGGAATTCGACAGACACAGCACCAACGACAAATCGTGAGTGAAGCGTTGCACTGTTAAAAAGCGACTTGGCAAGTAAGATGGAATGTGTTAACCTTAAGTCAACAGATGCTTGTTGTTTAACGTTTGTGTGAGAGAGCGATGCTTTCACAGTAAGTGAAAAATGTAtgcctgtttttcttcgagAGGTAAATAATCTTACCATGTCAGACAAAATGAATTTATTCTGCTTTGGGTAAAATATTTACACGGAGATGCATCTGCAGATTTCTGAGTGTCAAACACCAATTTTACCTCTTTCAGATTGAGCTGAAGGAGCTGTGTATACAATcagcatttaaataaacttttaactAGTTTTCCAGTCATGAACAGTGGCTCCTaatgtaaatgtaatatttacattAGGAACTAGGGGTGGGCAATATGCACTGAAAGTTTTAATTATCATAATATTTTCCAGATGGTATAAAGAAATGGGACTTGTATCACTAAaatgcacacagtaactgcattagatatttttttttaagttattgatGTTTATTGAATAATATCAATTAAAAACAggggagaaaaataataaactaacaaTCCCAACAATAAGGACAGTTTTGGGGAGAGTTAAGCATCATCAATGTTTACAGCTGGTTGTGACGGCAGCGAATCAAAACTCTtgtaagaaatttatcacaataaataatacaataaacaCCCACCCCTATTAGAAACAGGTGATGTCATGTGTTGGtgttaattgttttaaactaaaacaacatGATGACTGAGTggacattttaaactgttttatttgtggttAACGTGGTTAACATAGGGATCTGttacaaaaaaacccttttAACTCCTTCGGTAACCACTTCCACACCGAAGAGCTTTTATATGTGTGCGTTCTGTGTGAGTGGAAACATGATGCTTTCAAAAAGAGTCTCTTTGAGGTTACTTGAAGCAATTTTTCATAGTGTGTGTGATCTGCATGTAGAGCTCAGTTTTACAGTGTCCATACCGACACCGGAATCTGTATGTTTTCTAAATTCTCAGGTCTGGATAAGCACAGGAAAGGAAAATGAAGTATGGAAAAGTGTTTGCTTCCaaagattattttatcattattattccTTTCTACAACTTTTGTTTCAATTTCTGAAAATCAACTGGTCTATTTTACTGGATTTTGCTTAAACGGAACATTTAAGCAATCAGATTTGTGGATGTAGCAGAACCCACACTTACTTAAAATGAAAGGACCTTTTTCtagtgctttttttccctctcatttATGACCTTTTCCGAAAATAAACATAGAAGCTCTGAATTTTTATCTCTTTCCACACTTTTCTGGCTTATTTGACTTCctcctttaaataaatgctcctttcctcctttttcttacCCAGTTCAAAAACCGAGGAGAAGCGCGGCGGCTCCGGCTCGCACAACTGGGGCACGGTGAAGGATGAAGTGAGGtgagtgattttttaaaatttatttatttattttcaaaacaaacagggACACTGAATCGCTTTGCTCGCTGCTTCGCTTGGTGCCGTCGCCTACGAAGCGCTTCTATTTTCGGTACAAACACACAAGCGGCGGTTTTGATGTCGCACACGTGGCGGGATGGAGGAGGTCGAACATGGaacagttttagctttttaacattttgggaTTCTGTTTAGAGCAGAAGTACGCTGGGAGAGTTGACAAAGTGCTTCGCTTTCAGTGAGGCCGAACAGACCGCCGCCCCAGAGCCGACTCCGGAGGGAGAGGAAAACGCGCCCGCCGGCTCCGAGAACAAGTAAGAGTCGCAGAGCAGCGCAGAACCCTCTTAACGGTCAACACCATGTTCTCTTAGGACGTAGATGAAGCAGAGTGAGGACCGAGTTCCCACAcagctgttttcattttttttcttccagagaGAACGAGGTGGAAGAGGTGAAACAGGAAGGCCCCAAAGAGATGACGCTGGACGAGTGGAAGGCCATGCAGGACAAGGAGCGCACCAAGGTGGAGTTCAACATCCGCAAGCCCAACGAGGGAGCCGACAGCCAGTGGAAGAAGGGATACGTGCTGCACAAGTCCAAGAGCGAAGACGTAAGCGAGCGTTCTGCCCAAGATAGTTTGTTCCCAAAGGGCACTGATTGATTCCCTCTATTTTAAGCGATCGGTTGATACGTGCGTGAGAAAAAGATCTTATCTACctctgcaaaggtctgaaaagcaaaacacaagCTGCGTTTCCGTTGACTATAAAGTTGTGCTAAttgaaattacgaaaataaatttgcttaatggaaacgccaGTTtcgagggaaaaaaacatgtataaaagGCTTCTGTGCTAGAtggaggtggtttttcagccatattgacgcagatgtatttttgcaaaactgcaacgggaacacttttgtttttttgtatcacATGAGTCGCatgatgttactactggcgaaaatGACGAAGAAGCCGACAGGAAGTACTAGGAGGATGATGGATTGTTTTTTGATTTCTGACTGCACCAGCAGTTGTCACGGCATCACACAGATCGTAAAACGTTCTGTCATTCAAAAGTGTTGAATCcgtagctcttctgtaaaatcgcaGATGCGTCATTAGCTGCTCCAACTGATAAGACGCCGACGTCTCCTCCGATTGGCCGATGGATGTTGAGCTTCGGCGCCgtatatgaatatatttcatgTAACTCTTTACGTCCGTCACTGCCCTGATTTTTGATAAATTATAAGAACAAACT includes:
- the LOC116721502 gene encoding plasminogen activator inhibitor 1 RNA-binding protein-like isoform X2; amino-acid sequence: MPGHLQEGFGCVVTNRFDQLLDDESDPFEVLKAAENKKKEGAAAGSTKTAAQAAKQPKKESQKDRKNPLLDKKEESQAPVPLKKEGIRRVGRRPDQQGQSGPQHQGGQGEGRPADKRPDRRPPRERRFEKPAEDKPEGGADFPVDKPSGDRPPRGRGGGRGGRGGRGRGMGRGEGFDSRGKREFDRHSTNDKSSKTEEKRGGSGSHNWGTVKDEVRSTLGELTKCFAFSEAEQTAAPEPTPEGEENAPAGSENKENEVEEVKQEGPKEMTLDEWKAMQDKERTKVEFNIRKPNEGADSQWKKGYVLHKSKSEDRPVGALIDASEPEAEPHALFNKGAADESSDHHFRKPANDITSQLEINFGDLGRPGRGRGGARGGRGGRGGGGSRTARGGGRSEKASGASVPNVDDPEAFPALA
- the LOC116721502 gene encoding plasminogen activator inhibitor 1 RNA-binding protein-like isoform X1, whose product is MPGHLQEGFGCVVTNRFDQLLDDESDPFEVLKAAENKKKEGAAAGSTKTAAQAAKQPKKESQKDRKNPLLDKKEESQAPVPLKKEGIRRVGRRPDQQGQSGPQHQGGQGEGRPADKRPDRRPPRERRFEKPAEDKPEGGADFPVDKPSGDRPPRGRGGGRGGRGGRGRGMGRGEGFDSRGKREFDRHSTNDKSSKTEEKRGGSGSHNWGTVKDEVRSTLGELTKCFAFSEAEQTAAPEPTPEGEENAPAGSENKENEVEEVKQEGPKEMTLDEWKAMQDKERTKVEFNIRKPNEGADSQWKKGYVLHKSKSEDRPVGALIDASEPEAEPHALFNKQGAADESSDHHFRKPANDITSQLEINFGDLGRPGRGRGGARGGRGGRGGGGSRTARGGGRSEKASGASVPNVDDPEAFPALA
- the LOC116721502 gene encoding plasminogen activator inhibitor 1 RNA-binding protein-like isoform X3, whose amino-acid sequence is MPGHLQEGFGCVVTNRFDQLLDDESDPFEVLKAAENKKKEGAAAGSTKTAAQAAKQPKKESQKDRKNPLLDKKEESQAPVPLKKEGIRRVGRRPDQQGQSGPQHQGGQGEGRPADKRPDRRPPRERRFEKPAEDKPEGGADFPVDKPSGDRPPRGRGGGRGGRGGRGRGMGRGEGFDSRGKREFDRHSTNDKSSKTEEKRGGSGSHNWGTVKDEVSEAEQTAAPEPTPEGEENAPAGSENKENEVEEVKQEGPKEMTLDEWKAMQDKERTKVEFNIRKPNEGADSQWKKGYVLHKSKSEDRPVGALIDASEPEAEPHALFNKQGAADESSDHHFRKPANDITSQLEINFGDLGRPGRGRGGARGGRGGRGGGGSRTARGGGRSEKASGASVPNVDDPEAFPALA